In Polaromonas sp. JS666, one genomic interval encodes:
- a CDS encoding putative 2-aminoethylphosphonate ABC transporter permease subunit — protein sequence MPLSTAAKLPLVRQRVHWIDHLAYAALALVAVILIAFLAAPLITILQQAVQDKAGDFVWLDNFIDYAKTPALLESLWNSIWVSVAVTVITVPLAFGFAYALARSCMPYKALFRGITLIPLLAPSLLSAISLIYWFGNQGVLKGWLQGLGIEQIYGAPGIVIAECFAVFPHALMILLTALSLADARLYEAANAMGTSARRKFFTITLPGAKYGLISAALVTFTLVITDFGIPKVIGGNFNVLATDVFKLVIGQQDFAKGAVVAILLLAPAVLTFAVDNYVSKRQTAMLTARAVPYRPTPARGYDALMTLYCCAIALLVLAMLAMAVFASFASFWPYNLTPSLRHYTLGLVDAEVGVGFINSLKMSAGTALFGTALVFCTAYLLEKTKGMDSLRGFVRMLAMLPMAVPGLVLGLGYIFFFNAPDNPLGGLYHTLTLLTLCTIVHFYTTGHLTAVTALKSLDSEFEAVSASLKVPFFKTFWRVTLPICTPALVDIARYFFINAMTTISAVVFLYSPETKVASIAILNLDEAGEMGAAAAMAVLIGIASTIATLLFMALAWWINHRTQAWRK from the coding sequence ATGCCCCTGTCCACCGCCGCCAAACTCCCGCTGGTCAGGCAGCGCGTGCACTGGATTGACCACCTGGCCTACGCCGCACTGGCGCTGGTGGCGGTTATTTTGATAGCGTTTCTCGCGGCGCCGCTGATCACCATCCTGCAGCAGGCCGTGCAAGACAAGGCCGGCGATTTCGTCTGGTTGGACAACTTCATTGACTACGCGAAGACCCCGGCGCTGCTGGAAAGCCTGTGGAACAGCATCTGGGTGTCCGTCGCCGTCACCGTGATCACCGTGCCGCTGGCTTTCGGCTTTGCCTATGCGCTGGCGCGCTCGTGCATGCCTTACAAGGCGCTGTTTCGCGGCATCACGCTGATCCCGCTGCTGGCCCCGTCGCTGCTGTCGGCCATTTCCCTGATTTACTGGTTCGGCAACCAGGGCGTGCTCAAGGGCTGGTTGCAAGGCCTGGGGATAGAGCAGATCTACGGCGCGCCCGGCATCGTGATTGCGGAATGCTTTGCCGTGTTCCCGCACGCGCTGATGATTCTGCTCACCGCGCTGAGCCTGGCGGATGCACGGCTGTATGAGGCGGCCAATGCCATGGGCACCAGCGCCCGCCGCAAGTTCTTCACCATCACGCTGCCGGGCGCCAAGTACGGCCTGATCTCGGCGGCCCTCGTCACCTTCACCCTGGTCATCACCGACTTCGGCATTCCCAAGGTCATCGGCGGCAACTTCAATGTGCTGGCCACCGACGTCTTCAAGCTGGTGATCGGCCAGCAGGACTTTGCCAAGGGCGCCGTGGTGGCGATTTTGCTGCTCGCACCGGCCGTGCTGACCTTCGCCGTCGACAACTACGTGAGCAAGCGGCAGACCGCGATGCTCACCGCGCGTGCGGTGCCCTACCGCCCCACGCCCGCGCGCGGCTACGACGCCCTCATGACGCTGTATTGCTGCGCGATCGCCTTGCTGGTGCTGGCCATGCTGGCCATGGCCGTGTTTGCCTCGTTCGCCAGCTTCTGGCCCTACAACCTCACACCCAGCCTGCGCCACTACACGCTGGGCCTGGTCGATGCGGAAGTGGGCGTGGGTTTCATCAACAGCCTGAAGATGTCGGCCGGCACGGCCCTCTTCGGCACGGCGCTGGTCTTTTGCACCGCCTACCTGCTGGAAAAAACCAAGGGCATGGACAGCCTGCGCGGCTTCGTGCGCATGCTGGCCATGCTGCCCATGGCCGTGCCCGGCCTGGTGCTGGGCCTGGGCTATATCTTCTTTTTCAATGCGCCAGACAATCCCCTGGGCGGCCTGTACCACACGCTGACCCTGCTCACGCTGTGCACCATCGTGCATTTCTACACCACCGGCCACCTCACCGCGGTGACGGCGCTAAAGAGCCTGGACAGCGAATTCGAGGCGGTCAGCGCCTCGCTCAAGGTGCCGTTCTTCAAGACCTTCTGGCGCGTGACCTTGCCCATCTGCACGCCGGCGCTGGTGGACATTGCGCGCTACTTCTTCATCAACGCCATGACCACCATTTCGGCCGTGGTGTTTTTGTATTCACCCGAAACCAAGGTGGCGTCGATTGCCATCCTGAACCTGGACGAAGCCGGCGAAATGGGCGCTGCTGCGGCCATGGCCGTGCTGATTGGTATTGCGTCAACCATCGCCACCCTGCTGTTCATGGCCCTTGCCTGGTGGATCAACCACCGTACGCAAGCATGGAGGAAATAG
- a CDS encoding 2-aminoethylphosphonate--pyruvate transaminase translates to MDRDKILLTPGPLTTTLRTKLAMLKDWGSWDTDFNAVTASVRRSLLDIIHGHDSHVVVPLQGSGTFSVEAAVATLVPHDGHVLVLDNGAYCKRAVRLTQLMGRRCTVLPFDEAAPVSAAALADQLKADASISHVILIHCETGAGVLNPLQEVADVCAAHGKGLIVDAMSSFAALEIDARKVRFDALVAASGKCLEGVPGMGFVFIRKAILEGCAGRSQSLAMDLYDQYIYMEKTTQWRFTPPTHVVVALAEAIAQFEEEGGQPARLARYQRNYSTLITGMARLGFRPFLDPAIQAPIIVTFHAPADSRYEFKRFYASARERGFVLYPGKLTQVETFRVGCIGAIGPREMEQAVHAIAGALQDMGISSAAPAH, encoded by the coding sequence ATGGACAGAGACAAAATCCTCCTCACTCCCGGCCCCCTCACCACCACGCTGCGCACCAAGCTGGCCATGCTGAAGGACTGGGGCTCGTGGGACACCGACTTCAACGCCGTGACGGCCAGCGTGCGGCGCAGCCTGCTGGACATCATTCATGGCCACGATTCGCATGTGGTGGTGCCGTTGCAGGGCAGCGGCACCTTCAGCGTCGAAGCCGCCGTCGCCACCCTGGTGCCGCATGACGGCCATGTGCTGGTGCTGGACAACGGTGCCTATTGCAAACGTGCGGTGCGGCTCACCCAACTGATGGGCCGCCGCTGCACCGTGCTGCCGTTCGACGAGGCGGCGCCGGTGTCTGCCGCCGCGCTGGCCGACCAGCTCAAGGCCGATGCCAGCATCAGCCATGTGATCCTGATCCACTGCGAAACCGGCGCCGGCGTGCTCAACCCGCTGCAGGAAGTGGCCGACGTGTGCGCCGCCCACGGCAAGGGTTTGATCGTCGATGCCATGAGCTCCTTTGCCGCGCTGGAAATCGACGCGCGCAAGGTGCGCTTCGACGCGCTGGTGGCGGCCAGCGGCAAATGCCTGGAAGGCGTGCCCGGCATGGGCTTTGTCTTTATCCGCAAGGCCATCCTGGAGGGCTGCGCCGGCCGCAGCCAGTCGCTGGCCATGGACCTGTACGACCAGTACATCTACATGGAGAAGACCACGCAATGGCGTTTCACGCCCCCCACGCACGTCGTGGTAGCGCTGGCCGAGGCGATTGCCCAGTTCGAGGAGGAGGGCGGCCAGCCCGCCCGCCTGGCGCGCTACCAGCGCAACTACAGCACGCTCATCACCGGCATGGCCCGGCTCGGCTTCAGGCCCTTTCTGGATCCGGCCATCCAGGCGCCCATCATCGTGACCTTTCACGCGCCGGCCGATAGCCGCTATGAATTCAAGAGGTTCTATGCCTCCGCGCGCGAACGCGGCTTTGTCCTATACCCCGGCAAACTCACCCAGGTGGAAACTTTCCGTGTAGGCTGTATTGGTGCGATCGGCCCGCGGGAAATGGAGCAGGCGGTCCATGCGATCGCCGGGGCGCTGCAGGACATGGGCATTTCCTCCGCCGCGCCAGCGCATTGA
- a CDS encoding putative 2-aminoethylphosphonate ABC transporter ATP-binding protein, whose amino-acid sequence MTHDIFLALRHIRKEFGGFTALQDINLDIRKGEFICFLGPSGCGKTTLLRIIAGLEVQTAGEVHQGGRDISRLPPALRDYGIVFQSYALFPNLTVADNVAYGLVNRKTPRAEAARRVSELVRLVGLPGSEAKYPSQLSGGQQQRIALARALATSPGLLLLDEPLSALDALERVRLRQEIRALQQKLGVTTIMVTHDQEEALSVADRIVVMNQGFIEQVGTPMEIYREPASPFVADFVGKVNVLPARVSGGEMRFGALCLPCDGADRDVKVYLRPEDVLARPIAEGDAHVFNATIEKIEFLGSFCHVHVTSPALDKHKLTVYLSLNFLSEQSLQIGSTLPLRLLPERIKVF is encoded by the coding sequence ATGACCCACGACATTTTTCTTGCGCTGCGCCATATCCGCAAGGAATTCGGCGGTTTTACTGCGCTCCAGGACATCAACCTGGATATCCGCAAGGGTGAGTTCATCTGTTTCCTCGGGCCATCCGGCTGTGGCAAGACCACCTTGCTGCGCATCATTGCCGGCCTGGAAGTGCAGACCGCCGGCGAAGTGCACCAGGGCGGCCGCGACATTTCCCGCCTGCCGCCCGCGCTGCGCGACTACGGCATCGTGTTCCAGAGTTATGCGCTGTTTCCCAACCTCACGGTGGCCGACAACGTCGCCTATGGCCTGGTCAACCGCAAGACCCCGCGGGCCGAAGCCGCCAGACGGGTGAGCGAGCTGGTCAGGCTGGTGGGACTGCCGGGCAGCGAGGCCAAATACCCCAGCCAGCTGTCGGGCGGCCAGCAACAGCGCATTGCGCTGGCGCGGGCCCTGGCCACCTCACCGGGCCTGTTGCTGCTGGACGAGCCCCTGTCGGCCCTGGACGCGCTGGAACGCGTGCGGCTGCGCCAGGAGATCCGGGCACTGCAGCAAAAGCTGGGCGTGACCACCATCATGGTGACGCACGACCAGGAAGAAGCCCTCAGCGTGGCCGACCGCATTGTCGTGATGAACCAGGGGTTCATCGAGCAGGTAGGCACGCCGATGGAGATTTACCGCGAGCCGGCCTCGCCCTTCGTGGCCGATTTTGTCGGCAAGGTCAATGTGCTGCCGGCCCGTGTCAGCGGTGGCGAAATGAGGTTTGGCGCGCTCTGCCTGCCCTGCGATGGCGCCGACCGCGACGTCAAGGTCTACCTGCGGCCCGAGGACGTGCTGGCCCGTCCCATTGCGGAGGGCGACGCCCATGTGTTCAACGCCACCATCGAGAAAATCGAGTTTCTCGGGTCTTTTTGCCACGTGCATGTGACATCCCCCGCGCTGGACAAGCACAAGCTCACGGTGTACCTTTCGCTCAACTTCCTGTCCGAGCAGTCGCTGCAGATCGGCTCGACCCTGCCCCTGCGGCTGCTGCCCGAACGCATCAAGGTGTTTTGA
- a CDS encoding aldehyde dehydrogenase family protein encodes MTQIPVHNPATGALITDLPADDAVSVATKAQQARAAQPGWARVPLAERKACITRFRAGIVAELEALATTMTRETGKPVKMSRSELNGLLRRIDFFLAELDAVTATQTVYNEGGMTEQIEHTPLGVVANISAWNYPWFVGGNVFIPALLTGNAVLYKPSEYAAMTGLAIARLLHAAGVPADVFVPLIGGGAVGAALLEQKVDGVFFTGSYATGARIARAMGPRMVKLQLELGGKDPTYVCDDADPRTAAESLADGAMYNTGQSCCSVERIYVHEKIYDAFVAAFVDTVKTFKVGDPMAEDTYIGAITRAPQLDVLDAQVRDAKAKGATLLAGGQRLPGPGNWYAPTVFANVNHGMELMREESFGPIIGIQKVAGDEEAVRLMNDTRYGLTAGVFSPDEARARALLAQVNAGSVYWNCCDRVSPRLPWSGYGDSGVGLTLSTYGIQTFTRPKAWHLRQP; translated from the coding sequence ATGACGCAGATCCCCGTCCACAACCCCGCAACCGGCGCCCTGATCACGGACCTGCCGGCCGATGACGCCGTCTCGGTGGCCACCAAGGCACAGCAGGCACGCGCCGCACAGCCTGGCTGGGCCCGGGTGCCACTGGCCGAACGCAAGGCCTGCATCACGCGGTTTCGCGCCGGCATCGTGGCCGAACTGGAGGCGCTCGCCACGACCATGACGCGCGAAACCGGCAAGCCCGTCAAGATGTCGCGCAGCGAACTCAACGGTTTGTTGCGGCGCATCGACTTCTTCCTGGCAGAACTCGATGCGGTCACCGCCACACAGACCGTCTACAACGAAGGCGGCATGACCGAGCAGATCGAGCACACGCCGCTCGGCGTGGTGGCCAATATCTCGGCCTGGAACTACCCCTGGTTCGTCGGCGGCAATGTGTTCATCCCCGCCCTGCTCACGGGCAATGCCGTGCTCTACAAGCCTTCCGAGTACGCCGCCATGACGGGCCTGGCCATCGCACGCCTGCTGCACGCCGCCGGCGTGCCGGCCGACGTGTTTGTGCCGCTGATCGGTGGCGGCGCCGTCGGCGCGGCCCTGCTGGAGCAGAAGGTCGACGGCGTCTTCTTCACCGGCTCCTACGCGACCGGCGCGCGGATTGCCCGTGCCATGGGCCCGCGCATGGTGAAGCTGCAGCTGGAGCTGGGCGGCAAGGACCCAACCTATGTCTGCGACGACGCCGATCCGCGCACCGCCGCGGAGTCGCTGGCGGACGGCGCGATGTACAACACCGGGCAGAGCTGCTGCTCGGTCGAGCGCATTTACGTGCACGAAAAGATTTACGACGCCTTCGTGGCCGCCTTCGTCGACACGGTCAAGACCTTCAAGGTCGGCGACCCGATGGCCGAGGACACCTACATCGGCGCCATCACGCGGGCACCCCAGCTGGATGTGCTGGACGCACAGGTGCGTGACGCCAAGGCCAAAGGCGCCACGCTGCTGGCCGGCGGCCAGCGCCTGCCGGGCCCTGGTAACTGGTACGCCCCCACCGTGTTTGCCAACGTCAACCACGGCATGGAGCTGATGCGGGAGGAAAGTTTCGGCCCCATCATCGGCATCCAGAAAGTGGCCGGCGACGAGGAGGCCGTCAGGCTCATGAACGACACGCGCTACGGCCTGACCGCGGGCGTTTTCAGTCCGGACGAGGCACGGGCCAGGGCACTGCTGGCGCAGGTGAATGCCGGCAGCGTCTACTGGAACTGCTGTGACCGCGTGAGCCCGCGCCTGCCCTGGAGCGGCTACGGCGACTCGGGCGTCGGCCTGACGCTGTCCACCTATGGCATCCAGACCTTCACCCGCCCCAAGGCCTGGCACCTGCGCCAACCCTAG
- a CDS encoding GNAT family N-acetyltransferase: MEIRPLEISDAPVYRAFRLRGLREHPDAFTSSFEEETLRPLADTEKRLAASTSEKLWGAFADGDRSVMAGMVGLSRETRLKNRHKASLVSMYVAEEYSGQGLGRALVDTVLRAAKTWGVELVILTVTDSNRQAVALYESAGFSSFGTEPDAIRVNGSSLGKTHMYRRLTPSRPSQPAWPSLTSGLP, from the coding sequence ATGGAAATTCGACCACTTGAAATCTCCGATGCACCGGTCTACCGGGCCTTTCGGCTGCGCGGCCTGCGCGAGCACCCCGATGCCTTCACGTCGAGTTTTGAGGAAGAAACCCTGCGCCCCCTGGCCGACACCGAAAAACGGCTGGCCGCCAGCACCAGCGAAAAACTCTGGGGTGCTTTTGCAGACGGCGACCGGTCCGTCATGGCCGGCATGGTGGGGCTCAGCCGTGAAACCCGCCTGAAAAACCGCCACAAGGCCTCATTGGTGAGCATGTATGTGGCGGAGGAATACAGCGGCCAGGGTTTGGGCCGCGCACTGGTCGACACCGTGCTGCGAGCGGCAAAAACCTGGGGCGTGGAACTCGTCATCCTCACCGTCACTGACAGCAACCGGCAGGCCGTGGCGCTCTACGAAAGCGCCGGCTTTTCGTCCTTCGGCACGGAGCCCGACGCGATACGGGTCAACGGCAGCAGTCTGGGCAAAACCCATATGTACCGCCGGCTCACGCCCTCCCGACCTTCCCAACCCGCCTGGCCCTCCTTGACATCCGGACTCCCATGA
- a CDS encoding putative 2-aminoethylphosphonate ABC transporter substrate-binding protein, which yields MQLALHFKPLGKALAAAGLLAIAASASAQKAQLLVYTALETDQLKAYQEGFNKAHPDIDIKWVRDSTGVITAKLLAEKANPQADAVMGVAASSLALLDKQGMLEPYAPLNLDGIMSQYRDKKKVPAWFGMDVWGATICFNTVEAQKKNLPKPETWQDLTKPIYKGQIVMPNPASSGTGYFDVTAWLTLFGDKDGKGGGWKYMDGLHENIAQYTHSGSKPCNMAAAGEFLMGISFEYRGNANKAKGAPIDLVFPKEGLGWDLEAFAIHKGTKKLDAAKKLADWASSKDAMMLYGKNFAITAQPGLAPPLANVPKDYEARLVKMDFTWAADNRERILNEWTRRYNSKTEKK from the coding sequence ATGCAGCTGGCTCTCCATTTCAAACCCCTCGGCAAGGCACTCGCCGCAGCAGGCCTGCTGGCCATCGCCGCGTCTGCCTCGGCGCAAAAAGCCCAGTTGCTGGTCTATACCGCCCTGGAAACCGACCAGCTCAAGGCCTACCAGGAAGGCTTCAACAAGGCGCATCCCGACATCGACATCAAGTGGGTGCGCGACTCGACCGGCGTGATCACCGCCAAGCTGCTCGCTGAAAAAGCCAACCCCCAGGCCGACGCGGTGATGGGCGTGGCGGCTTCCAGCCTGGCCCTGCTGGACAAGCAGGGCATGCTCGAGCCCTATGCGCCGCTCAACCTCGACGGCATCATGAGCCAGTACCGCGACAAGAAAAAAGTCCCGGCCTGGTTCGGCATGGACGTGTGGGGCGCCACCATCTGTTTCAACACGGTCGAAGCCCAGAAAAAGAACCTCCCCAAGCCCGAAACCTGGCAGGACCTCACCAAGCCCATCTACAAGGGCCAGATCGTCATGCCCAACCCCGCCTCCAGCGGCACGGGTTATTTCGACGTGACCGCCTGGCTCACGCTGTTTGGCGACAAGGACGGCAAGGGCGGTGGCTGGAAATACATGGATGGCCTGCATGAAAACATTGCGCAGTACACCCACTCCGGCTCCAAGCCCTGCAACATGGCTGCCGCCGGTGAGTTCCTGATGGGCATCTCGTTTGAATACCGCGGCAACGCCAACAAGGCCAAGGGCGCCCCCATCGACCTGGTCTTCCCGAAAGAGGGCCTGGGCTGGGACCTGGAGGCGTTTGCCATCCACAAGGGCACCAAAAAACTGGATGCCGCCAAAAAACTGGCCGACTGGGCTTCCAGCAAGGACGCCATGATGCTGTACGGCAAGAACTTCGCCATCACGGCGCAGCCCGGCCTGGCGCCGCCACTGGCCAACGTGCCCAAGGACTATGAAGCGCGCCTCGTGAAGATGGATTTCACCTGGGCCGCCGACAACCGCGAACGCATCCTGAACGAATGGACCCGGCGCTATAACAGCAAAACAGAGAAGAAGTGA
- a CDS encoding glutamine synthetase family protein, giving the protein MASKASGKTHPAVEAVRKSGATKVKVAVSDIDGVLRGKYLHRDKFLGTAEPYPAGGFGFCDVVLGWDMTDSCYDNTTVTGWQHGFPDALARLDLNTARHVPWDDGVPFFLGEFVNADGTPHAVCPRQTLKRVLKRAEKMGFMVMTGMEFEWFNFLETPHSWAAKKGVGPEQLTPGMFGYSVLRMNQNREFFKAIMDEMLAFDIPIEGLHTETGPGVYEAAIGFSEALAQADRAILFKTGTREIGARFGIMPSFMAKPNQHLPGCSGHIHQSLSDGKNNLFYDAKNPRKMSKLFESYVAGQVACMMDFGPMIWPTINSYKRLVDGFWAPVKPTWGMDNRTASFRVIAGSPKATRLETRCPGADVNPYLAMAAVIAAGLDGVEKGLKLTTPPITGTNQGAEHIARAPRTLIETTRIFQQSSIARDWLGDTFVDHFAATRDWEWRQWLDGVTDWELKRYFEII; this is encoded by the coding sequence ATGGCCAGCAAAGCATCCGGCAAGACCCACCCCGCTGTAGAGGCGGTTCGGAAATCAGGTGCGACCAAGGTCAAGGTGGCCGTCAGCGACATCGACGGCGTCCTGCGCGGCAAGTACCTGCACCGCGACAAGTTTCTGGGCACCGCCGAGCCCTACCCGGCGGGCGGCTTCGGCTTTTGCGACGTGGTGCTGGGCTGGGACATGACGGACAGCTGCTACGACAACACCACGGTCACCGGCTGGCAGCACGGCTTTCCCGATGCGCTGGCCAGGCTGGACCTGAACACCGCGCGCCATGTGCCCTGGGACGATGGCGTGCCCTTCTTTCTCGGCGAATTCGTCAACGCGGACGGCACACCGCATGCCGTCTGCCCGCGCCAGACGCTCAAGCGCGTGCTCAAGCGCGCCGAAAAAATGGGCTTCATGGTGATGACCGGCATGGAATTCGAGTGGTTCAATTTCCTGGAGACACCGCACAGCTGGGCCGCCAAAAAAGGCGTCGGGCCGGAGCAGCTGACGCCTGGCATGTTTGGCTATTCGGTGCTGCGCATGAACCAGAACCGCGAATTCTTCAAGGCCATCATGGATGAGATGCTGGCCTTTGACATCCCGATTGAAGGCCTGCACACCGAGACCGGGCCCGGCGTGTACGAGGCGGCTATCGGCTTCAGCGAAGCGCTGGCGCAGGCCGACCGCGCCATCCTGTTCAAGACCGGCACCCGGGAAATCGGTGCCCGCTTTGGCATCATGCCCAGCTTCATGGCCAAGCCCAACCAGCACCTACCCGGCTGCAGCGGGCATATCCACCAGAGCCTGTCCGACGGCAAAAACAACCTGTTCTACGACGCGAAAAACCCGCGCAAGATGAGCAAGCTGTTTGAAAGCTACGTGGCCGGGCAGGTCGCCTGCATGATGGATTTCGGCCCGATGATCTGGCCCACCATCAACAGCTACAAGCGCCTGGTCGACGGTTTCTGGGCGCCGGTCAAACCCACCTGGGGCATGGACAACCGCACCGCCAGCTTCCGCGTGATTGCCGGCAGCCCCAAGGCCACGCGGCTGGAAACCCGCTGCCCGGGCGCCGACGTGAACCCCTACCTCGCCATGGCGGCCGTGATTGCGGCCGGGCTGGACGGCGTTGAAAAAGGTCTCAAACTCACGACCCCGCCCATCACCGGCACCAACCAGGGCGCCGAGCACATTGCGCGCGCACCGCGCACCCTGATCGAAACCACCCGCATCTTCCAGCAGTCCAGCATTGCCCGCGACTGGCTGGGCGATACCTTTGTCGACCACTTCGCCGCTACCCGCGACTGGGAATGGCGGCAATGGCTTGACGGGGTGACCGACTGGGAATTAAAACGCTACTTCGAGATCATCTAG
- a CDS encoding iron-containing alcohol dehydrogenase yields MTITSFSFPTAIKFGPGARKLVAETLLAAGCKRPLIVTDKALAALPVLAEFRTHLAGLEVAVFSGVFGNPTCSQVMDGAAAYKAHRADCVIGFGGGAALDVAKVVGVAATHEGDILEYVWDHPQVRAITGELPYFVALPTTSGTGSEVGRSSVVSENDTHLKRVVFSPKILAKVVFADPELTLGLPPHVTAATGMDALTHNIESYLSPAYHPLCDGIALEGTRIAARALLTAVKEPGNLQARGDMMMASMMGAIAFQKDLGAVHSCAHALGAVCDLHHGLANALMIDTVLAWNYEAAPAKFDELAHVCGVAGGGQAFVPWLKALKASIGITGPLSAHGVKREHLPRLVEIATADICHQTNPRPCKAEDFQKLFEAAL; encoded by the coding sequence ATGACCATCACCAGCTTTTCCTTTCCCACCGCCATCAAATTCGGCCCCGGCGCCCGCAAGCTGGTGGCCGAAACCCTGCTGGCGGCCGGCTGCAAGCGCCCGCTCATCGTGACCGACAAGGCCCTGGCGGCCCTGCCGGTGCTGGCCGAGTTCAGGACGCACCTGGCGGGGCTGGAGGTGGCGGTGTTCTCGGGTGTGTTCGGCAACCCGACCTGCAGCCAGGTGATGGATGGCGCGGCGGCCTACAAGGCGCACCGGGCCGACTGCGTGATCGGCTTTGGCGGCGGCGCGGCGCTGGACGTGGCCAAGGTGGTGGGCGTCGCGGCCACCCATGAGGGCGACATCCTCGAATACGTGTGGGACCATCCGCAGGTGCGCGCCATCACGGGCGAGCTGCCTTACTTCGTCGCCCTGCCCACCACGTCCGGCACCGGCTCCGAAGTCGGCCGCTCCAGCGTGGTCAGCGAAAACGACACCCACTTGAAACGCGTGGTGTTCAGCCCCAAAATCCTGGCCAAGGTGGTGTTTGCCGACCCCGAACTCACCTTGGGCCTGCCACCGCATGTGACCGCCGCCACCGGCATGGACGCGCTCACCCACAACATCGAAAGCTACCTGTCGCCCGCCTACCATCCGCTGTGCGACGGCATTGCGCTCGAAGGCACGCGCATCGCTGCCCGGGCCCTGCTCACCGCGGTGAAAGAGCCGGGCAACCTGCAGGCTAGAGGCGACATGATGATGGCCTCGATGATGGGCGCGATTGCCTTCCAGAAAGACCTGGGCGCCGTGCACTCATGTGCGCATGCGCTGGGCGCGGTGTGCGACCTGCACCATGGCCTGGCCAACGCGCTGATGATAGACACGGTGCTGGCCTGGAACTACGAAGCCGCACCGGCCAAATTTGACGAGCTGGCCCATGTCTGCGGCGTGGCCGGCGGCGGCCAGGCCTTTGTGCCTTGGCTGAAGGCGCTGAAGGCCAGCATCGGCATCACCGGCCCGCTATCGGCCCACGGCGTCAAGCGTGAACACCTGCCACGGCTGGTGGAAATCGCCACCGCCGACATTTGCCACCAGACCAATCCGCGACCGTGCAAGGCTGAGGACTTCCAGAAGTTATTCGAGGCAGCGTTATGA
- a CDS encoding gamma-glutamyl-gamma-aminobutyrate hydrolase family protein codes for MTAASRLKIGLSACFSHADPGRSFFTGKTLQYVEQSIAHWLMSSGAMVVMVPCPTGSTQRGDVTYEHYAQWLDGLVLHGGADVWPGSYGEAPMEDRWSGDRVRDEYDKALVTAFETIGKPIFGVCRGLQLLNVAFGGTLYQDIQTQVPESFLHRDAATYDQNFHSVDIVPGTRLSALYPGVERVRVNSIHHQGIKELSPEFEVEAYSVGDGIVEAIRRKDPSKSYIAALQWHPEFHQPGSETIDDAAVLEDFLSAVAAAKHNHHNHSRKSRP; via the coding sequence ATGACCGCCGCCAGCCGACTCAAGATTGGTCTGTCGGCCTGTTTCTCGCATGCCGACCCGGGCCGTTCCTTCTTCACCGGCAAGACCCTGCAGTATGTGGAGCAGTCCATCGCGCACTGGCTGATGTCCTCGGGCGCCATGGTCGTGATGGTGCCCTGCCCCACCGGCAGCACCCAGCGCGGCGACGTGACCTACGAGCATTACGCCCAGTGGCTGGACGGCCTGGTGCTGCATGGCGGCGCCGACGTCTGGCCCGGCAGCTATGGCGAGGCGCCGATGGAAGACAGATGGTCCGGCGACCGGGTACGCGACGAATACGACAAGGCGCTGGTCACCGCCTTCGAAACCATCGGCAAGCCCATCTTTGGCGTGTGCCGCGGCCTGCAGCTGCTCAATGTGGCTTTCGGCGGAACGCTCTACCAGGACATCCAGACCCAGGTGCCCGAATCCTTTCTTCACCGCGATGCCGCGACCTACGACCAGAATTTCCATAGCGTGGACATCGTGCCGGGTACCCGGCTTTCCGCGCTGTACCCGGGCGTGGAGCGGGTGCGCGTCAACAGCATCCACCACCAAGGCATCAAGGAGCTGTCGCCCGAATTTGAAGTCGAGGCCTACAGTGTCGGCGACGGCATTGTGGAAGCCATACGCCGCAAGGACCCCTCCAAAAGCTATATCGCCGCGCTGCAGTGGCATCCCGAATTCCACCAGCCCGGCTCCGAAACGATTGACGACGCCGCCGTGCTCGAAGACTTCCTGTCGGCCGTCGCTGCCGCCAAACACAACCATCACAACCATTCCCGAAAAAGCAGGCCATGA